CATCGATAAATGATCAGGCAAAGTACATGGATCTCCTCTCTGATGATTTCACTAGCACAACGCTGCCAACGTTGATCGGTCCTCATTTTCTTCGTCTGGGTGAGATGGCAGACAGTCTGCAGGATATCGTGAATAGTACGGATGCGATTACCCCGCCGGACAATGTGAAGGAAGTTGTGCCAGAAGGGCTTATCCACTACGCGGAACCAACACCCGATGGCTGGATCATTGTCGGAAGCGTGCTGAACAATGTGTACAACATGGACAAGATTCTGGTTGTCTTTGATCCTGCTGGCGACGATGTATTCAACTACTCGCATGTGCAAATTGCGCAGTTGCAAGCGGTCTTCGATCTTGCTGGCAATGACAAGCATATAGGTACGGTGGACGGTGCCGGTCCTGCCACGGCGGTCATGGGGATGTCCATCCTGATCGACTTTGCTGGTGATGATCTTTATACGTCGAACAGCAGCGTTTCGGTCGGAGCAGGTTTTTTCGGGTGTGGTCTGCTCATTGATCACAAAGGGAACGACACGTACCAGATGACCGGCGCGGACTCTGCATGGGGCATCGGTGCGGGCATCCATGGAGCGGGCATGATTATCGACCGCGACGGCGACGACACATATATCTCGAAAGGGTTGGGTGTCGGCGTTGGAGGCATCAACGGGTTCGGTGCAGTGCTCGACGCAATGGGACGCGACACCTATACAGCCCAGTTGCACGATCCTTCAACCGACGATGTGAACTATCCACGATCGATCTATGGATTTGGTTCCGGGGTTGGTGTGCATGGGTTTGCGCAAGGTGGATTGGGTGTTTTATATGATCTCTCGGGGACGGACACATACAACCTACCTGCGCGTGCAATAGCGACCGAGTATGGAATGGGTGTTTTTCATGATGAGTCCGGCAACGACATACTCAGAACTGCGTATGCGGGTGCGGCAACTGCAGCAGCGACAAACTCAAGTGTCGTTGTAGCAGTAGATAACGACGGCGACGATGTATACCAGGGCGCCCTTGCAACAGCTGAGAGTAACTCCATTGCCTTACTCATTGATCGGGGCGGAAAGGACAGCTACACGAATGGCGAGCCTGTTCATTCTGGGCCGCGAGGATCCGATGATTCGATCGCGTCTGCATCTGGCACCTCGCTTGCAGTGCTGATTGATGTCAATGGTGACGACACGTACACGTGCGATGGCGGATTGATAGGCCAGAGCGGCAACGACACCTACGACGCGGAAAGCCTCAGCATCGCGCGATCATTCTCGTTTCTCATCGATCTTCTGGGCACAGATACATTCAATGTCTTCAACGAAACGAGACGTATAGACAAGGCGCAGTTTGCTGCTCCCGGCAAGCCCGCAAAGAACGCTGATGGCACACTGACGGGTTCGTCGTACGGGTTGATCATCGATATAGACGAAGTACCAAAGCCGAAGCAGCCCCCGGCTGTCGGGCCTCGCTGATCGTGATTCTGTTCGCTGCGGATAGAGATCACGCCAGCATCGCTGTACGTGTGTTACTACACTGGTTTTCCAATGGCTGAAACAGCACCACAACAATCAGAGGCACCTGTCGCAGAGACGACTGTCGATCCAGCGACACAGAGCCGGGAGACGATGCTGCAACGTCTCGGTCCTGCGGGACTGCTTGGAATTGCGTGGGCGGTGATGCCAGCCTTGTGCGGGATCGCTTTGCTTGCCAAGCTCGGGCTCATATCTGAGTGGTTGCAATCGCACGGAAGCCTTGGACTTGTGATCTACATCTCGGTGTTCATTGTTTCGTCGGGGCTCGGATTGCTGCCCACCTACGCGCAGGCGATACTCGGTGGATGGGTGTTCGGAGCGGCAGTTGGTATTCCAGCTGCGTTATGCGGATTCGCTGGTGGATCGATGATCGGGTACGAGATCGCGAGGTTCGCATCGCAGCATCGCGTCGAGAAACTAATTGAAGAGAACGTGCGTGCTCGTGCGGTGCGCAATGCGCTCATCGGTGGTTCATTCTGGAAAACGTTCGGCATTGTGACGCTGGTGAGGGTTCCTCCGAACTCGCCGTTTGCGCTGACAAACCTGCTCCTCTCGAGTACCGGTGTGAAACGGAGTATCTATCTTCCCGCGACGGTCCTCGGCATGGCACCGCGGACGATCATCACCGTGTACTTTGCAGCGGTTGCCAGCAGTACCGGCGCAAAGTCGATTGTCGAGTTTGCGAAAGACAAGTGGCTGATGCTTGTCATCGGGTTGCCGTTGATGCTGGTCGTGCTGGGGATCATCGGATATATCTCGAACAAGGCAATCGAGAAGGTGACACGATCGCAGGAGCCGGAGGAGGTGCCAGCAGAATGACAACTGCGATCATCTATCTCTTTGTCGGCGTGTGCATTGCGGTCTTCTTTGCAGCTGTTCGCTGGCTTGTAAAACCGATTCTCTCGCGCCTTGTCATGACCCCGATCATGGTCGTGTTCTGTGTGCCGATGATTCTGAGCGCGAACGAGCTTTCACAATATCTTCTATGGCATCGAACAACACTCGACGCGCGAGCCCAGATCAAAGCCGAAAAGCTCGACTACGACCATACGGAAACAAAGATGGAGAATGGTGCGCACATGCACACGCGCCTGTACTCAAAGCCGGGTTCAAGCACGCTTGTGCGGGTGCCTGAGTTCTCAGGTGGCAAGCGTCTTGTATCGTCGTTCAGTGTGCTTGCGACTGCGGGAGTGAGTCTCGGATGGCTTGGTGTCGTCTTGGCACCGTCGTTCATGCGCTGGCAGAAAAAACAGCGAGCATCGGTCAAGCCGATTGAGGCGACAAAGCCCGACAAACAGGGCTAGAAGAGAGCAATCAGTACTGCAACCGAAGCGAGGCGTAGAACGAGCGGTCGTCCAGTTCTGCGTTGGCTTCAGTGACGTTTGCATGGAAGAGTTTATACCCAGCAACGATGTCGGCCCACGTCGTCAGCCCGACACCAAACTCCGCACCGATGTCGAGATACTCGGCCCCGTCTGAGCCAAAGTTTCCCATGGCTCTACCACGCAGAAAGACATCGCTGTCGACGTTCACCTGCATCTGCCCACCGATGACCGGCACCGTTTCAAAGCTGCCGTTCGGCTGTCCCGGTAATGGAGCGCGATCATCAGTGCCGAAACCAATGCCTCGTACTCCGCCGAGCAATGAGAGCCTGAACGCGTTGGTGCTGATGGCATCCCATCCAACCGACGCGTCAACAATCTTGACCGACGACGCACCCCCCCGCAAATGTGCAATGGAGTGGTATGGCGCGTAGATACCAACCTCGTCATCAATGGTTGACGTTCCAAGTGTGTCGAGTCCAACTTCAAAGCCCAGTCCGGGCATGACATTGAATCGCTTGCCGAGTCTTGAATCGAACGGGCGATCACTGATGGCTCGCGACAACGCAGTTCGATACGTGAGTGCCGATGTGAAGCTCTCATCGTCAGCACCGTTCTCACCAATCCATGGCTGACTTGCTGGTCTGGTGTCACCGCGTGATGGGCCAGTGAGCAGCGACGATGGCGGGTCGATCGTCTCGTACAGGAAGACGCCTCGCGTCAGTGATTCGCGAAGAATAATCTCGCTGATGCTGGTTGTCCGATCGAGTTCAGCCTTGCCGGATCCGTTTGTTGTGGTGGCTTGTTCGCGTGGAGCGGAAGCACGCAGTATGTCGAGACTGGAATAGGCTGATGTGTTTGAGAGTGCGAAATGATCTGGATCTGCGCATGCACCGCGGGCATTTGTGAGCAGCAGCGCTGATACACATCCGCACAGGCAGGCTCGATTCACCAGCAAACCCATACACGCTCCCGATCGAACTACGTGAGTCGCAGTCTCGATCATGCCTGTTCCGACTGGACTCTGGGGACAAAGCCCACGAGGAACAAGTTCATTCTACAAACTATGCCGGGCTATTCCAAGGCAGCCCAGAGAGGACGTGAAACCCTCAGCCCGCACACACTGCTTCATCATTCACTGTTCGTATCGACGAAGTGGATTCGAACGCCGCAGAAGTTGCAAAAACGGCAGAAATGTGACAAACGGTACAGCTAACTTTGTTTGTGCTTACGAACTTGGGCCCTATGCTCGACTTATTGTGGTGTGCGTCGAACTTGTGTGTATCTGTTGCCCGATGAATCTCCCGCATGATCGTGCTCAACTTCCATGGCATCGGTGACCCAAAGAAAGCAGGGCGGACGCTCGAACCCAACGAAGAGCGCGTCTGGGTGAGCATAGACATATTTGAGCAGATTCTTGATGGGCTTGGCAGGCTTGGTGATGATGTGAAGCTGACGTTTGATGATGGGAATGTCAGTGATGTTTCGGTTGCACTCCCCAGGCTGATAGAGCGCAAGCTCAAGGCCTCTTTTTTCCTCATTTCTGATCGGATCGATACGCCAGGTGCTGTTTCTACCAACGATGTGCATACGTTGCTGGATGCGGGAATGAACATTGGTGTGCATGGGAAATCGCATTGTGCATGGGGATCCTTGGACAGGCACAAGCTGTCGGAGGACATCATGGTTGGGAAGGAAACGCTCGAGCGATTCACAGGCAACTCATTGACAACAGCCGCATGTCCATTCGGAAGTTACAACCGATTCGTACTTGGGTTTCTACAAAAGCATGGCTTTACCAATGTCTACACGAGCGATGCGGCCGTGACTTCATCGAGCAGTTGGTTGCGTGCGAGGTTCTCTGTTCACGATACTGATACGATTGATTCAATCGTGTCTCAGGTTGCAACTGCACGCTCTTTTCCACGGTCGTTGAAGGATCGTGCACGAATCATGGTGAAGAGCTTCCGATGACCGAGCACGATGCGCACACATCATGGTCGCCACTCGTGCTGGCTGGTTATGCTGGAGCGCTCGCAGCGCCCGAGGTTGTCTGGAGTCTGCTTGATGCGGGATGCCGTGTCGTGTGTTTTTCGAATCGTGATATCGATTCGGTACTTGGATACGAACCCAACGTTGTCATCGAACCTGTGCCGGATGTTGCTGAAGGGGTCGAGCGCGTTGTATCAGCACTCGACGAATTGATTGAGAAACATCGTCCCGATGTCCTGCTGCCAATGGATGATCTTTCGCTGTTTCTTCTCGGTAGAACACACAAGGCATTGCATCTCCTTCCGAATGCAGCAGAAGGCACGTCGGCGGTGCCGTTAGACAAACGCCTCCAACTCGACCTTGCACAGAAAGCAGGCTTTCAGGTGCCTGAGTTCGCGTTTGTCGGATGTCGAGATGACGTGTCAGGATGGTCAGTTTTTCCAGCTGTGCTCAAGCCCGCGCTGGTTGCAAGGGAAATCAACGGCAAGATTGGCCGATCTTCGGTAAGACATGTTGAGACGAGGGAGGATCTCGATCGTCAACTTGAAACTGCCGATTTTACAGAGCCATGGATTCTTCAGCAATATGTGAAGGGTGTTGGCGAGGGGCTCTTTGGGCACATGATGAGTGACCACATCGCGAATGTCAGCGGGCATCGGCGTGTGCGCATGATGAATCCTGCCGGTTCTGGCTCAAGTGTGTGTGTTTCGATACAGCAGGACGAGGGTGTCGTGACCGCCGCAACAAAGATGCTGCGTGAGATCAACTGGCGCGGCATGTTTATGATTGAACTGCTCCGAGCCGAGGATGGAACTCTGTGGTTCATGGAACTGAACGGTCGGGCTTGGGGAAGCATGGCGCTTGCTCGCAGACAAGGGTTTGAATACCCAGCGTGGACTGTAAAGCAGCATCTCGATCCGGAGTTTGTTCCGCTCGAAGTGCAGGTAAAGTCAGGATTGATATGCAGGCATCTGGGGCGCGATATTGTGCACCTGCTGTTTGTGTTGCGGGGCAGGCGTGGTGCACCAAAGGATATTTGGCCTGGCAGGATTTCGACTATGTTTCGCGTGCTCGTACCGAACTTTTCGTACACGTACTACAACAAACGTAAGGGTCGGTTCAGGATGTTTTTTGCTGACACCATCCGTACGGTTCGAGCGCAGCTCAGGAAACGGTCGGCATGAGTGGAAAGCAAGGGATCAGGATTGCCAGCCATGTCCATTCGGACTGGTCGTATGACGCGAAGTGGACGCTGGAGGAACTCGCAAGTGCATTTGTAAAGCGAGGGTATCGCGTCGTGCTCATGACTGAGCACGACAAGGGATATGACGAGCAGCGCCGTCAGGATCATCGTGCTGCGTGTGCACGGGCAAGCAGTGACCAGATATTGATGATGCCGGGTATCGAGTATTCGGATGCAGATAATACAGTGCACGTGCTCGTGTGGGGTGACGTGCCGTTTGCTGGCGAGGGTGTTCCAACGTTGGAACTGCTCAAACACGTCGCTGAGCATAAAGGTGTTGCGGTTCTGGCGCATCCCACGCGAAAGAATGCATGGCGGCGTGTAAAACCTGAGTGGATCAAGTTACTCGCTGGTGTTGAACTCTGGAATCGAAAGAGTGACGGCTGGTGTATCAGCACTGATGGTGCGAATCTGATTGCAGAAACAGGATTGGCCGCGTGGGTGGGACTTGATTTCCACCGATCGCGACAGTTCTTTCCGCTTGCAATGACAATGCAGCTTGAGGATGGCGTGAGTCTAACAGAGTCGATAATGATAGAAGCGATTCGTGAAGGTACTGTTGTGCCAAAGGCGCTGGGAGTTCGTGCAGATCAGTTTGAAGCCGGTTTCCTGGGCGCTGCCAGCAGATTCGCTGACAAAGCTCGACGCTCAGTGCTCCGCATGATTCGGCGGAAGTAGCAGTTTGTTCGCAGTTTGAACGTGCAAATGCAAGGCTCGTGGGCTGATCCGTAACAATACAGCGGTCTCTCAATACAGGAGGATGCGCGATGCTGTCTCAATCACTGCGTTCATTGCTTGTTTGTGGAGGTGCTCTGGTGGTCGCGTTACCGGGGCATGCCTTTGCTCAGTCGGACAGTCCATTGGCTGGCCCAACCGTGCATGCAAAGGCACAACCCACTATCGTGGCCTACGACTTTGATGGGAATCTGAAGGTACTGCATGATCAGCCTGCTGCAGTCGCACTCGAACTGCTTGAAATTACGGATGCAGAGCGTGAAGCGTGTATGCGCATCATCGCAGAGCGGAACGCGATCGTCGATGGCGTGTTTATTGGGCACACTGATCTGGTCACGAGACTTGCAACTGCCGCAGGGGCGGGAAACCAACGCGAGACACTGAGCATCGCGAACGAGTTGTATGAGATGCTCAAGCCTGTGCGCGATCGTGGCGAGCTTGAAGCCGAACTCGCATCCGTGCTGCACGAGGATGCAGCAACAGAGCTTCGTATGTTGGTTGATGCGTACCGCGATGCTCATATCGAGCAGATTAAGAAGGATGTACTCAAGTCAGAGGGGAAAGAGATTGGAAGTTTTGGGGCGGGTATCCGCAGGCGTTTTATCCAGATGGGGTTCGAGATTGAGCAGGCGTTCTATCGGTACCAGATGTCGAGCTTTGCCCGTGTTGACGACATTCTTGATGTCATTGACGTGGCTGGCGAGAAGCGAGAGACGATCCGTCAGCGGATTCTTGATTTCGGGCAGCGCACGATGGGGAAAGCGACAAAGGCAGACGGATTTGCGTTTGTTGCAGAGATCATGAACATGCTCGAACCCGCACAGCGCGGCAAGTTTCTTCGGTATCTGATCGAGCAGGAACAGGCAAAGAAGGCTCTGGAGGCGCAGCATCGCAATGAGGATGCATCTATAACCTCAGACGATGGGCAAGTCCGTTAATGCTGTAACTGTCCAGCGCGGTCAGATCCCGGGCATTGGAGCAATGCGCGGGAGAATGACACCAAGCACGATCCATGCAGCAACGCCCAGAGCAACCATGCCAATCACGAGTTGCCCCGTGAGCACCAGCACCTCCTTGTAGAATGCTTCCAGTGTGCGTGATCGCACCGACTTGTATGCGATGGCTGTTAGGATGCAAATCGGGATCAGTAGCGCGTACCACCAGTTGTGCAGCGGCAATGGATCAAGAATTGGGCGGTAGGGTGCACGAAACATGTGACTCGGAAGGGATGGCTGAGATTGCGTCTCAGTCATCTCTGGTTGTGCAGCTTCCTGCCTGGCTGCTGCAGACGACATCACTCCAATCTGGGCGTTAGAAGCGTTCATGATGCCGCCCCTTTTTCAGGGTGCAGCGTGGGGAACAGGGCATCAAGGATGACGATGAGGTTGAGCATGCCCGCAAGGGTTGCCATCAGGGTACCGATCTCATTGATTCGGGAGATGCTCTTGGTGTTGGGCGGCATGTCCTTGTCAGTGCCGAGACGTGTCTGCCCTGTCTTTGGATCGACAAACTCCATTGGTTGCCCGGTCGTTTCATGACGAACCTGGATGGGCCTGTGGGTCTTTGGATCTCGGATCTCATGTGGCCATGCAGTCCGGAAGGTGTTGCCGTCATGAACCTTGAGCATGTTCTGGTGATACCAGTTGGTTGCAAAGGCCGCTGGACCGACTAGAGCCTGCCCAATAAACCAGATGCGATCCTCTCGCTTGTCGACGCAGTCGATGCCGCCCACCAGCAGGCCGCTAAGAAACAGGCCCATGACGCCAATCATGGCTGTAATGCCTCTCCATCGCTCCCTGAAGACGAAATGCCCTAGTCCGGGAAAGACGACCGCAAGCAGTCCCGCTGCGATATCAAACCCCTCACGGGGTGCTTCGTGGTTGGGTTGCGTTGTTGTCAGGTGGGACTCTCCGCCGTGGTATCGGGGGTTGGTGGGGTGGTGAGTTGAAGGGTCAAGTGTACGCATCCTTACGGTACGGTTCAGGCCGTGTTCGTTTGAGGATTCTGACCGCACCAAACCGGGCCGTTTCTGTGGAAACACGACGACGGGATGGAACCGATCAAGCGTCAATGACGAAATCGGAACACATCAGCGCTTGCCCAGCGAGTTTGCGTGGATATATTGCGAAGCATGCGCCCGGGAGGTTTGCCAGCTACCTTATGGAACACGAGGCAATCGTGCGATGAAGGTGAAGAAAACCTGAACCAAAGCCCGATCGACGCATCAGTTCGCAAGAGCGCTCTGCATGTGAAAGGATCCGCAGAGCACGACCGAGGACGACACCCATGACCGTTTCCACATCCATACTGAGCACAAACCAGGCTTCAACAATGACAGTCGATCTTGACACATGTACGCCCAAGTACCCATGGCTTTTTCAGGAGCCCGGATTGGGTGTCGGCACCCTCGAACCCGTTGCGGGTTATGACGAAGATGATGATGACGAGGATGATGACTATTACTCGGGCTATGACGATTATGACGACGACGATGAAGACTTCGACGATGACTTCGATGACGAAGAGGAAGAGCTTGATTTCGATGACGATGAGGACGATGAGGACCTGTGAGCATCCCCGCGCGCTAAGGCACTTCTGACGGAGTGGGGCCGGATGGTTTCCGGCGACGAATGCACCAGCGTGCGCGGGCGGAGCAGGTTATGGCAAACCATTCGCGATCGCACGACTTTGATGACAATCCATTCGAGGATATCGATTTCCCCGAGGAGATGTTTCAGGACGGATCCAAGGCGGGTGAGCCGTCCGGCATGCCTGGGGTACCGTTTGTCCCGAGTGCAAAGGGCGGGACTCGTGGTGGCGATCGTAGAAAAAACCGCAGCGGCGCATCGCCCACAGGGCTCGAGCGCAGGCGGGGGCCAGGTCGCAGACTCTCAGACTTTGCTCGCGCAGCTGAAGAAGGTGATCTGACCAAGGAACAGTTCCTCTTCGTGGTTGCGATGGACGAGTTCAAGAAGGCAAATAACGTCACGTTCCCATCGTGGTGCGATGTGGTTGAGGTGATGCGCCTGCTCGGATATCGGAAGGTCCAGAAGAGCGAACTGTCACTGCCCCGTGCAGAAGACTGGCGAGAGAGACCCGATGCGCCGTCCAACGTGCGCACGGATCGTCAGCGCCAGCGTGACGAGCAGGCACGCAACAACGACCAGCCGAATAACAAGGCAGCGTGATATGGGAGCGCAGGTGTTGCGCGAACCACGCGGAAACAGACTCACTGATCATGTGTGAGCTTGATGCTCATGCTGAATGTTGTGCAGTTCCAAGCCGATCGGAAAAGCTATGAGCGATGCAGTATCAACCGAATCCACGTCTGTTCTCACCAATCATGCAACGGATCGCGAGCGATACGTTTCTGTTGACATTGCTGATAACGCGTATTGTCTGCCCGCATCAGTTACCGTTGAACTGATGCGAATGCCTGCTTCCGGCACAAAGTGCTTGCCCCGAAGCCCCGCGTGGGTCGCGGGGATGCTCAACCACCGTGGCATGGTGGTTCCGGTTGTTGATATGCGTGTTGTGCTCGGTTGCAAATCATACAAGGAGGAGATCGCTGAACTCACAAAGTTCATTGATGCCCGCCAGCGTGAGTTGCAGGAGTGGATCGATGAGTTGCGAGAGAGCGTGAAGTCAGGCAAGCCGTTTACAAAGTCAACGAGTGCAACGAAGTGTTCGTTCGGCCAGTGGTACGACACATTGAACAACTCGCGTGAAGCAATGGAGAAGCTCACACGCGGCGACCTTGGAATGGCGACGCTTATCAAGGAGTTTGCAAAGCCGCACAAGCACATGTGCTCTGTTGCTGAACGAGCGCAGCATATGGCAAAGAACGGCAAGAGTGACGAGGCTCTCACACTGATCAACACGTCAGATTCGCATGACTTTTCACAGATCAAACATCTGTTCGAGCGTTTGATCAATCAGTTCAAGGCGCAGCGTCATCCGATGCTGGTTGTCATCGAAACCGACATTGGCCGTACCGCATTGATGATCGACTCCGTCCGCGAGGTTGTCGAGCTTGGCCAGGCAGACATCGACCCCATTCCAACAGGTGTGAAAACACACGATCTTGTGCGCGGCATCTCGCACAGGAATCGTCAGATGCCCGTGCTGGTGTTTGATGAGCACGCGCTTCGTACGCTGGGAGTCGAGATTGATCAGGATGAACAGTCACTCGCTGCTTAATCCATCACACTGCGCTCGTAACACATCTATGCCACCCAGTCGCCAGCGTACCGTGTTGAGTACGGCGCTGAGAGATTGTTTGTCATCTCATACAGTCGTTTGGTGATCTGGCGAAGGTGCAGCAGATCGTGCGCACACCACGATCCCAGCAGCATGCCCGCGTGCAGCGGACCAAACTTCGGGTGTACATGCGCAGCCGACCAGTCCGGATTCTGCAGTGAGTGGAGCCACGCAATTGAGGTGCTGCGTTCTGTGACAAATCGTGCGAGCGATTCGTGAGGCTTGTTCGCAAGTTCAGGTGAGAGTGACGGCTGCTGGTAGTTTCTCTCGCGAACAGATCCCTCTGGATCTATCGGAGGCCAGCCAGCATCTGGCATTTCCAGAGTCAGCCGCGTGCGCATGCGAAAGTCCTCGACTTCCTCGTCCGCAAGGTGGCCGAGGATCTGTGCAATCGACCACGCCCCGGTTGGTGGAACAAAGAACAACGCATCGGATGTGAGCGGCTCGACAAACGCAGCAAGTACACGCGGGAAACGCTCCATCTGCTTGATCAGAGCATCCGGGTTGAATGTGTCGGTATCCATGCATGATTGTTGCATGGATGTGACAGAGAGGCTTGTCAGGGAGTCAAGCTGCCAGCGGACGTGTCCGTCGGCTGGCAGTGGTGTGGTGTTATCTCCGTCTGCGTCGTGCGCCAAGCACGCTTGCACCACCAAACAGCGCAAGTGCTGACGATGGCGCGGGGATGACTTGGATTTGAAGGACGATGTTATTGGGTGGTGGCGTGAACACCGGCGCCTGACTCGAAGATGTTTCATAAATCCACCAATCAGCTGCCCCCATATGTATCTCCACTGTTCTTGGGGTGAAATCACTTGTTTCCCATTCGAAGGACATGATGAGCAGTGGCGATGCAGGATTTGCGGGATGTGATACGGTGTTGCTCTGCCCAACGTTTGCGAGCCATCCATTTGTTTGTGGTGTGACCGCAACAAACCATGATGGCGGAAATCCTGGAATTCCGTCGGCTGGCAATAACCTATAGTGTGGTTCCGCTGCACCTGATTCGGTTGCCCAGTATCCAAAGAGTGCTGTGCTGAACGCAAACCACGGCTCGCCGGTAATGGCATACACATCGATATTCACCGATGGTGAAGAGGGTGAAACAATGCCATTGTTCGAGAGAGATGTCGATAGGCCAACGTCACCCAGACACTGTGCTTGGGCAGCAAGGAGTGTCACAAAACTTGTGTGCGCGAATACCCTCATTCATTGTCTCCGTCTGCGTCGTGCGCCAAGCAGGCCTGCGCCACCAAGCAGCGAAAGTGCTGAAGACGGCGCGGGGATGATCTGGATTGTCACCGAGCCATTGACTGGATCAGGAATCCGTTCGTAGATGAAAACATGGCTGTATGGAAACAGATCAATATAATCGATTTCTGTAGAAACAGAAAGTTCTCGTGGCGTGAAGTCATCCGTCGTCCACTCGACCGTGTGGAGCAGCACAGGGCTGGACCACGTAAAAAAGTTCGGCCCCAGCTGCCCCGCTGTCAGATCAAGCAATGCGGTGCCGGTATTTGTGGGAGCTGGTGGTGGGAATGTAAAGCCAAGCCAGTTGTGGTGGATGATATTATCTGTGAATCCTGATTCCGTGGCAACAAGATCGTATACAGCAAATCCCACGCCATAGATCTGTGGGTATCCCTCCCAG
Above is a genomic segment from Phycisphaeraceae bacterium containing:
- a CDS encoding TVP38/TMEM64 family protein, which gives rise to MAETAPQQSEAPVAETTVDPATQSRETMLQRLGPAGLLGIAWAVMPALCGIALLAKLGLISEWLQSHGSLGLVIYISVFIVSSGLGLLPTYAQAILGGWVFGAAVGIPAALCGFAGGSMIGYEIARFASQHRVEKLIEENVRARAVRNALIGGSFWKTFGIVTLVRVPPNSPFALTNLLLSSTGVKRSIYLPATVLGMAPRTIITVYFAAVASSTGAKSIVEFAKDKWLMLVIGLPLMLVVLGIIGYISNKAIEKVTRSQEPEEVPAE
- a CDS encoding polysaccharide deacetylase family protein; protein product: MIVLNFHGIGDPKKAGRTLEPNEERVWVSIDIFEQILDGLGRLGDDVKLTFDDGNVSDVSVALPRLIERKLKASFFLISDRIDTPGAVSTNDVHTLLDAGMNIGVHGKSHCAWGSLDRHKLSEDIMVGKETLERFTGNSLTTAACPFGSYNRFVLGFLQKHGFTNVYTSDAAVTSSSSWLRARFSVHDTDTIDSIVSQVATARSFPRSLKDRARIMVKSFR
- a CDS encoding chemotaxis protein CheW, with protein sequence MSDAVSTESTSVLTNHATDRERYVSVDIADNAYCLPASVTVELMRMPASGTKCLPRSPAWVAGMLNHRGMVVPVVDMRVVLGCKSYKEEIAELTKFIDARQRELQEWIDELRESVKSGKPFTKSTSATKCSFGQWYDTLNNSREAMEKLTRGDLGMATLIKEFAKPHKHMCSVAERAQHMAKNGKSDEALTLINTSDSHDFSQIKHLFERLINQFKAQRHPMLVVIETDIGRTALMIDSVREVVELGQADIDPIPTGVKTHDLVRGISHRNRQMPVLVFDEHALRTLGVEIDQDEQSLAA
- a CDS encoding DinB family protein, with product MDTDTFNPDALIKQMERFPRVLAAFVEPLTSDALFFVPPTGAWSIAQILGHLADEEVEDFRMRTRLTLEMPDAGWPPIDPEGSVRERNYQQPSLSPELANKPHESLARFVTERSTSIAWLHSLQNPDWSAAHVHPKFGPLHAGMLLGSWCAHDLLHLRQITKRLYEMTNNLSAPYSTRYAGDWVA
- a CDS encoding PEP-CTERM sorting domain-containing protein (PEP-CTERM proteins occur, often in large numbers, in the proteomes of bacteria that also encode an exosortase, a predicted intramembrane cysteine proteinase. The presence of a PEP-CTERM domain at a protein's C-terminus predicts cleavage within the sorting domain, followed by covalent anchoring to some some component of the (usually Gram-negative) cell surface. Many PEP-CTERM proteins exhibit an unusual sequence composition that includes large numbers of potential glycosylation sites. Expression of one such protein has been shown restore the ability of a bacterium to form floc, a type of biofilm.); the encoded protein is MRVFAHTSFVTLLAAQAQCLGDVGLSTSLSNNGIVSPSSPSVNIDVYAITGEPWFAFSTALFGYWATESGAAEPHYRLLPADGIPGFPPSWFVAVTPQTNGWLANVGQSNTVSHPANPASPLLIMSFEWETSDFTPRTVEIHMGAADWWIYETSSSQAPVFTPPPNNIVLQIQVIPAPSSALALFGGASVLGARRRRR
- a CDS encoding PEP-CTERM sorting domain-containing protein (PEP-CTERM proteins occur, often in large numbers, in the proteomes of bacteria that also encode an exosortase, a predicted intramembrane cysteine proteinase. The presence of a PEP-CTERM domain at a protein's C-terminus predicts cleavage within the sorting domain, followed by covalent anchoring to some some component of the (usually Gram-negative) cell surface. Many PEP-CTERM proteins exhibit an unusual sequence composition that includes large numbers of potential glycosylation sites. Expression of one such protein has been shown restore the ability of a bacterium to form floc, a type of biofilm.), which encodes MTQVKHMTIAMLIVASNQAFAQSGGLFIEVNGTITPQTPSVNINVYTYWEGYPQIYGVGFAVYDLVATESGFTDNIIHHNWLGFTFPPPAPTNTGTALLDLTAGQLGPNFFTWSSPVLLHTVEWTTDDFTPRELSVSTEIDYIDLFPYSHVFIYERIPDPVNGSVTIQIIPAPSSALSLLGGAGLLGARRRRRQ